A single genomic interval of Candidatus Polarisedimenticolia bacterium harbors:
- a CDS encoding sigma 54-interacting transcriptional regulator: MIRLIVRRTLRKEFIHLNARKSGEGTLPEAGDLLNHRYRILRPLGEGGMGQVYLCEDILDGGRQVALKRLRRTLTGEGGEERLKQEFRAMVRLRHPNLARVYDYGVLDEGGEPFLTLEYLDGKDLAALEPAEIRPHLGELVAQLCRALDYIHARGILHNDIKPQNIFLLPLPEAAAGRPFQVKLMDFGLARFLDQDEPSRPGGTLHYAPPEALAGGRLDPRSDLYSLGMVLYRLATGSLPFTQRDPVALIRAQREAIPPSPRSLDPTLPAGLDRLILWLLEKNPEDRPRDAAALLRALNEALGTRHVLETRETRDSYLTSAALVGRDREMQALRAALLRLTATPAEEEDSPLPRLILIGGESGVGKSRLLREFRTQSQTEGVLFLSGSCFESGASVYQPFVEAFRFLSPALSDSSGKSDADSRAILAPLFPDLQSGSSSTGILSAREAKSRLFEAIERLLREVCLKRPFVLALEDLHWADELTIELLRALRERAPGAPYLIIGTYRDDELEGKPIASLVRDVSAGARQSVVRLQRLDVAEIGSLIQSMMSLQEDPADLALILQRQTAGNPLFIEEILKALAEENAVTRRDGEWDVDLAHLDRLEVPRSINETLTRRLARLSEAQRGLVRVLSVFNRPVARVLLARAGGWEADRLSAEIPPLLHRGILRRTHEGGEEKLGFAHSRARDLIYRSLGAERLRLHLAAGSLLEEQARAGAEEMLEEIAYHFIQAGSKPQALEYAEKAGDKCARLFAFTAALQFYRKALELLPRKETRRRMTLFARLARLHAGASDFPEMSDFSERALRLARSLEDRKEEGQILATMAHGHLLQGHLDQAVRGARSALALLEPLGDQLGIGRAKNFLGTAYGRMGQLEEAVPYFTQALEHLEAAGDAWQVVTVKTNLGTVQSSLNRPEVSLQLYGEALEAWRKLGDRRGVAMTLGNMAQALKDLGRLEEAGERAEESAALYRSTPDRATLAVVLSSLAEIELARCRYDRTARLAEEALEIRKQIGDTSLQPLSLDLLGTARRRLGDSAGAWEAHQEGLRIAREGSHDLQEGFLLLALARDALEEGKHREALSGGEKALVLARRLKNRRLQLGSLEALLDALLGTGSLREASTRAHEMEDLLGGNSSVEERLRCSAAEGRCRLAEGRLDEASVCLEKAIGLAQNLARRDQEADLRIAQSEWMEKSARPERRAALLREVERLHREIASRLEDSSARRRYLATGSRQQVRERLASLEGGEDRPMGTATRRVPPVKMLATLYEITQIVSTLKDLTELLSRVLDLAIQIVGAERGLIFLREGEAGELKVRVARNLDQETIRDAGEYSRRILEEAAEGKPIVTLDAGSDRRFERFDSVSLYNIRSLVCVPLRIRERILGTVYLDSRRGDVLFGEEDLEFLEAFANQAAVAIENARLVEALRQENLYLKQTVQNRFSFRNIIGSSPALIAALERVEKVADTALPVIIQGESGTGKELIARAIHFNSRRKDRRFLTENVAALPESLLESELFGHVRGAFTGAEQDKPGLFELADGGTLFLDELGEMSLPLQSKLLRAIQEGEIRPVGSGAPRKVDVRIVAATNRDLKAMVAERRFREDLFYRLNVVTVTLPPLRQRKEDLPLLIDHFLEKIAAEKGTRPLRIDPHVLSVLSRHPWPGNIRELENTLARLALFAEGPSLTLSDLARDPELLDRVADLPGGKKAPESALSRGELRRALKAAAGNRSQAAALLGISRATLFRKMRSLRVKE; encoded by the coding sequence TTGATCCGGCTCATCGTTCGTCGTACACTTCGAAAGGAATTCATCCATCTCAACGCCAGGAAGTCGGGAGAAGGGACTCTGCCTGAGGCAGGAGATCTCCTCAACCATCGCTACCGGATCCTCCGCCCGCTTGGGGAGGGCGGCATGGGCCAGGTCTACCTCTGCGAGGACATCCTGGACGGGGGAAGGCAGGTGGCCCTCAAGCGCCTGCGCCGGACGCTGACCGGCGAGGGCGGCGAGGAGCGCCTCAAGCAGGAGTTTCGCGCCATGGTACGCCTGCGCCACCCCAACCTGGCGCGGGTCTACGACTACGGGGTGCTCGACGAAGGAGGCGAGCCCTTCCTGACGCTGGAGTATCTGGACGGAAAAGACCTCGCCGCGCTGGAGCCGGCCGAGATCAGACCACACCTCGGAGAGCTGGTGGCCCAGCTCTGCCGCGCACTCGATTACATCCACGCACGGGGCATCCTCCATAACGACATCAAGCCGCAGAATATCTTCCTGCTGCCCCTGCCTGAAGCTGCGGCAGGCCGTCCTTTTCAGGTCAAGCTGATGGATTTCGGACTGGCTCGTTTCCTGGATCAGGATGAGCCGTCCCGACCCGGAGGCACGCTCCACTACGCGCCCCCCGAGGCGCTCGCCGGCGGCCGGCTGGACCCGCGCTCCGATCTCTATTCCCTCGGCATGGTCCTCTACCGGCTCGCCACCGGATCGCTCCCCTTCACGCAGCGCGACCCTGTCGCGCTGATCCGGGCGCAGCGCGAAGCGATTCCCCCTTCGCCGCGCAGCCTCGATCCGACCCTGCCTGCGGGCCTGGATCGTCTCATCCTCTGGCTGCTGGAAAAGAACCCGGAAGATCGGCCGCGCGACGCCGCTGCCCTCTTGCGCGCCTTGAACGAGGCGCTCGGGACCCGGCACGTGCTGGAAACCCGCGAGACGCGCGACAGCTACCTGACTTCGGCGGCGCTGGTCGGACGGGATCGCGAGATGCAGGCGCTGCGCGCCGCCCTGCTCCGCCTTACCGCGACGCCGGCAGAGGAAGAAGATTCCCCCTTACCACGCCTCATCCTGATCGGCGGCGAGAGCGGCGTCGGCAAGAGCCGCCTGCTGCGGGAGTTCCGCACCCAGAGCCAGACCGAGGGAGTGCTGTTCCTGTCGGGCTCCTGCTTCGAGAGCGGCGCGAGCGTCTACCAGCCTTTCGTCGAAGCTTTCCGGTTTCTCTCGCCGGCCTTGAGCGATTCGTCCGGGAAATCCGACGCCGACTCGCGCGCAATTCTCGCCCCCCTGTTTCCCGATCTGCAGTCCGGCTCGTCTTCCACCGGGATTCTTTCGGCCCGCGAGGCGAAGTCCCGTTTGTTCGAGGCGATCGAGCGGCTGCTGCGCGAGGTCTGTCTCAAGCGCCCGTTCGTCCTGGCGCTGGAGGACCTGCACTGGGCCGATGAGCTCACCATCGAGCTGTTGCGCGCCTTGCGGGAGCGCGCTCCGGGCGCTCCTTACCTGATCATCGGAACCTATCGTGACGACGAGCTGGAGGGGAAACCCATCGCGTCGCTGGTGCGCGACGTCTCGGCCGGAGCGCGCCAGAGCGTCGTGCGGCTGCAGCGTCTGGATGTGGCGGAGATCGGCAGCCTGATCCAGTCGATGATGTCCCTGCAGGAGGATCCCGCCGATCTGGCCCTCATCCTGCAGCGGCAGACGGCGGGCAATCCGCTGTTTATCGAGGAGATCCTCAAGGCGCTGGCCGAGGAGAACGCCGTCACCCGGCGCGACGGAGAGTGGGACGTCGACCTGGCCCACCTCGATCGCCTGGAAGTGCCGCGCAGCATCAACGAGACCCTGACGCGCCGGCTGGCGCGCCTGAGCGAAGCACAGCGAGGGCTGGTGCGAGTCCTGTCGGTATTCAACCGGCCGGTCGCTCGCGTCCTGCTGGCCCGCGCGGGCGGCTGGGAAGCCGACCGGCTGAGCGCCGAAATCCCTCCTCTGCTGCATCGCGGCATCCTGCGGCGCACCCACGAAGGGGGCGAGGAGAAGCTGGGATTCGCCCACTCGCGGGCGCGCGACCTCATCTACCGCAGCCTGGGCGCCGAGCGCCTGCGCCTGCATCTGGCGGCGGGGAGCCTGCTCGAGGAGCAGGCACGAGCCGGCGCGGAGGAGATGCTCGAGGAGATCGCCTACCACTTCATCCAGGCAGGTTCGAAGCCGCAGGCGCTCGAGTATGCCGAGAAAGCGGGAGACAAGTGCGCCCGGTTGTTCGCGTTCACGGCGGCGCTGCAGTTCTATCGCAAGGCGCTGGAGCTGCTGCCGCGCAAGGAAACGCGTCGGCGGATGACCCTGTTCGCGCGGCTGGCCAGGCTGCATGCCGGAGCTTCGGATTTCCCGGAGATGAGCGACTTCTCGGAACGCGCCCTGCGGCTTGCGCGCAGTCTCGAGGATCGCAAGGAGGAGGGACAGATCCTGGCGACGATGGCGCACGGCCATCTCCTTCAGGGCCATCTGGATCAGGCGGTGCGCGGCGCGCGGTCCGCATTGGCGCTGCTCGAGCCTCTGGGAGATCAGCTGGGAATCGGACGCGCCAAGAACTTCCTGGGGACCGCTTACGGCCGCATGGGCCAGCTGGAGGAGGCGGTCCCCTATTTCACCCAGGCTCTGGAGCACCTGGAGGCGGCCGGGGACGCCTGGCAGGTGGTCACCGTCAAGACCAACCTGGGCACGGTGCAGAGCTCTTTGAATCGCCCGGAAGTGTCGCTGCAGCTTTACGGCGAGGCGCTTGAAGCCTGGCGAAAGCTGGGCGATCGCCGGGGAGTCGCCATGACCCTTGGGAACATGGCCCAGGCCCTCAAGGACCTGGGACGGCTGGAGGAAGCCGGCGAACGCGCCGAGGAATCGGCGGCCCTCTACCGGTCCACGCCGGATCGGGCCACCTTGGCCGTGGTCCTCAGCTCGCTGGCCGAGATCGAGCTGGCGCGCTGCCGCTACGATCGGACGGCTCGCCTGGCGGAGGAGGCGCTCGAGATTCGCAAGCAGATCGGCGACACGTCGCTGCAGCCCTTGTCGCTCGACCTGCTGGGAACCGCGCGGCGGCGATTGGGCGATTCGGCGGGGGCATGGGAAGCCCACCAGGAAGGGCTGCGGATCGCGCGGGAAGGCTCGCACGATCTCCAGGAGGGTTTTCTCCTGCTCGCGCTGGCGCGCGACGCCCTGGAGGAGGGAAAGCACCGCGAAGCGCTCTCCGGCGGGGAGAAGGCCCTGGTCCTGGCGCGCCGACTGAAGAACCGGCGATTGCAGCTGGGATCCCTGGAGGCGTTGCTGGATGCCCTTCTGGGAACCGGGTCGCTCCGCGAAGCCTCTACCCGGGCACACGAGATGGAGGATCTGCTGGGCGGCAACAGCAGCGTCGAGGAGCGCCTGCGGTGCAGCGCGGCGGAGGGGCGTTGCCGTCTTGCCGAAGGACGGCTGGACGAGGCCTCCGTGTGCCTGGAAAAGGCGATCGGCCTGGCGCAGAACCTGGCGCGGCGCGACCAGGAAGCCGATCTCCGGATCGCGCAATCGGAATGGATGGAAAAATCGGCCAGGCCGGAGCGTCGGGCGGCGCTGCTGCGGGAGGTGGAGCGCCTGCATCGCGAGATCGCGTCCCGGCTGGAGGACTCGTCCGCCCGACGGCGCTACCTGGCCACGGGTTCCCGCCAGCAGGTCAGGGAGCGTCTGGCCTCCCTGGAAGGCGGAGAGGATCGTCCGATGGGGACCGCGACGCGTCGGGTGCCCCCGGTGAAGATGCTGGCGACCCTCTACGAGATCACGCAGATCGTCAGCACCCTGAAGGATCTCACCGAGCTGCTGAGCCGCGTCCTCGACCTGGCGATTCAAATCGTCGGCGCCGAGCGAGGTCTCATCTTCCTGCGCGAGGGGGAGGCCGGCGAGCTCAAGGTGCGGGTCGCCAGGAACCTGGACCAGGAGACGATTCGGGACGCCGGAGAGTACAGCCGCCGCATCCTCGAGGAGGCGGCCGAAGGAAAGCCAATCGTCACCCTGGATGCCGGCTCCGACCGGCGCTTCGAGCGCTTCGACAGCGTTAGCCTCTACAACATCCGCTCGCTGGTCTGCGTGCCCCTGCGGATCCGCGAGCGCATCCTGGGGACCGTCTATCTCGACAGCCGCCGTGGGGACGTCCTGTTCGGCGAGGAGGACCTCGAGTTCCTCGAGGCGTTCGCCAACCAGGCCGCCGTGGCGATCGAGAACGCCCGGCTGGTCGAGGCTCTCCGCCAGGAGAACCTCTACCTCAAGCAGACGGTGCAGAACCGCTTCTCCTTCCGCAACATCATCGGATCCAGCCCGGCGCTGATCGCCGCGTTGGAGCGGGTGGAGAAGGTGGCGGATACCGCGCTCCCGGTGATCATCCAGGGAGAGAGCGGCACCGGCAAGGAGCTGATCGCGCGCGCCATCCATTTCAACTCGCGCCGCAAGGACCGGCGGTTTTTGACCGAGAACGTCGCCGCGCTGCCGGAGAGCCTCCTGGAAAGCGAGCTGTTCGGACATGTCCGCGGCGCCTTCACCGGCGCCGAACAGGACAAGCCGGGCCTGTTCGAGCTGGCCGACGGTGGCACGCTCTTCCTGGACGAGCTGGGGGAGATGAGCCTGCCGCTGCAGAGCAAGCTGCTGCGGGCCATCCAGGAAGGAGAAATCCGTCCCGTGGGGAGCGGCGCGCCGCGCAAGGTGGACGTGCGTATCGTGGCGGCCACCAACCGCGACCTCAAGGCGATGGTGGCCGAGCGAAGATTCCGCGAGGACCTGTTCTACCGGCTCAACGTCGTCACCGTGACGCTGCCACCGCTGAGGCAGCGTAAGGAAGATCTGCCGCTGCTCATCGACCATTTCCTGGAGAAGATTGCGGCCGAGAAAGGGACCCGCCCCTTGCGGATCGATCCGCACGTCCTCTCGGTGCTCTCACGGCATCCCTGGCCGGGCAACATCCGGGAGCTGGAGAACACGCTGGCGCGCCTCGCCCTGTTCGCCGAGGGCCCCTCGCTGACGCTCTCGGATCTCGCGCGGGATCCGGAGCTGCTGGATCGGGTGGCGGACCTGCCGGGCGGAAAGAAGGCGCCGGAGTCGGCCCTCAGCCGCGGCGAGCTGCGCCGGGCGCTGAAAGCCGCCGCGGGAAACCGCTCTCAGGCGGCGGCGCTGCTGGGAATCTCGCGAGCGACGCTGTTCCGCAAGATGCGCTCGCTGCGCGTCAAGGAGTAG
- a CDS encoding DUF1343 domain-containing protein, translated as MSSRSRPKVLTGLEILARSKPRWLRGRRIGLLMHPASVSSEFVSARDVVLQVYGKKLSCLFGPQHGFGGEKQDNMVESPHGFDTELMIPVYSLYSETRKPTAAMLEHLDVLLVDLQDVGCRVYTFEWTTALALEACAAAGKEVVILDRPNPLGGEVVEGNLVRDGFRSFVGLYPVPMRHGMTLGEMAALVNARLGNASKGARPKPRRDGVGIRCPGACDLTVIPMRGWRRKMLFPDTGLEWVLPSPNMPTFDTAMVYPGQVLLEGTNLSEGRGSTRPFEIFGAPYLDMKRFRAAFDSRKLPGVVLRDQTFQPTFSKWSGKICFGFQLQVTDRKAYKPYLTTLAILQDVLAEHRLDFIWKQPPYEYVTDKLPVDVLTGDPAVRKVLESGSSLAKLEKSWRKETAAFVREAKPFRMYA; from the coding sequence ATGTCCTCCCGATCCCGACCCAAAGTACTAACCGGACTGGAGATCCTGGCCCGCTCGAAGCCGCGCTGGCTGCGCGGGCGACGGATCGGTCTGCTGATGCACCCCGCCTCCGTCTCCTCCGAGTTCGTCTCGGCCCGCGATGTCGTCCTGCAGGTTTACGGCAAGAAACTCTCCTGCCTTTTCGGGCCCCAGCACGGCTTCGGCGGGGAGAAGCAGGACAACATGGTCGAATCGCCGCATGGATTCGACACCGAGCTGATGATCCCCGTCTACAGCCTCTATTCGGAGACGCGCAAGCCGACGGCCGCGATGCTGGAGCATCTCGATGTCCTCCTCGTGGATCTTCAGGACGTGGGCTGCCGCGTCTACACCTTCGAATGGACGACGGCCCTGGCCCTGGAAGCCTGCGCCGCGGCAGGCAAGGAGGTGGTCATCCTGGACCGCCCGAACCCGCTGGGAGGAGAAGTCGTCGAAGGAAATCTGGTGCGCGACGGATTTCGATCCTTCGTCGGGCTATATCCGGTCCCGATGCGCCACGGCATGACGCTCGGGGAAATGGCGGCCTTGGTGAATGCGCGGCTGGGGAACGCCTCGAAAGGGGCCCGTCCCAAGCCGCGGCGCGACGGCGTCGGCATCCGCTGTCCCGGGGCCTGCGACCTGACGGTTATTCCGATGCGCGGCTGGCGCCGAAAGATGCTGTTTCCCGATACCGGGCTGGAGTGGGTCCTTCCCTCCCCTAACATGCCCACTTTCGACACGGCCATGGTCTATCCGGGCCAGGTGCTCCTGGAAGGGACCAATCTGTCGGAGGGGAGAGGGTCGACGCGTCCGTTCGAGATCTTCGGCGCTCCGTACCTCGACATGAAGCGGTTCAGGGCCGCCTTCGACTCCCGTAAGCTGCCGGGGGTGGTCCTGAGGGACCAGACGTTCCAGCCCACCTTCTCGAAATGGAGCGGCAAGATCTGCTTCGGGTTCCAGCTTCAGGTGACCGATCGGAAGGCGTACAAGCCCTACCTGACGACCCTCGCGATCCTCCAGGACGTGCTGGCAGAGCACCGGCTCGATTTCATCTGGAAGCAGCCACCCTACGAGTACGTCACCGACAAGCTGCCGGTCGACGTGCTCACGGGAGATCCGGCCGTGCGGAAGGTGCTGGAGTCGGGGAGCAGCCTGGCAAAGCTGGAGAAGAGCTGGCGCAAGGAAACCGCTGCCTTCGTGCGAGAAGCGAAGCCCTTCCGGATGTACGCCTAG
- the pepE gene encoding dipeptidase PepE yields the protein MPQDPSSAEDCKKLRLLLISSSRVHSRGYLDHCEAEIRDYLAGVSRVLFAPFAAADHAGYAGRVRERLGKMGFEVDSLHAAEDPFDAIRRSEAIFVGGGNTFRLLNDLYARGLIEPMRARVRAGCPYLGSSAGTNVACLSIKTTNDMPIVYPPSFEALCFVPFNVNPHYLDPDPASTHMGETREERIREFHEMNSPPVVGLREAAILRIEGSSMTLKGTAGARIFMKDQPPREISPGSALDFLLQES from the coding sequence ATGCCCCAGGACCCCTCATCAGCCGAAGACTGCAAGAAGCTGCGACTACTTCTCATCAGCAGCTCCCGGGTCCATTCCCGGGGCTACCTCGACCATTGCGAAGCCGAGATCCGCGACTACCTGGCAGGAGTGTCGAGAGTCCTGTTCGCGCCGTTCGCGGCGGCGGACCATGCCGGCTACGCCGGGCGCGTGCGTGAAAGGCTGGGGAAAATGGGCTTCGAGGTCGACTCGCTGCATGCGGCCGAGGACCCGTTCGATGCGATCCGACGCAGCGAGGCAATCTTCGTCGGGGGCGGCAACACCTTCCGCCTCCTGAACGATCTCTACGCCCGCGGACTGATCGAGCCGATGCGCGCCCGCGTCCGGGCAGGCTGTCCCTACCTCGGCTCCAGCGCCGGGACCAACGTCGCCTGTCTCAGCATCAAGACCACCAACGACATGCCGATCGTCTATCCCCCCTCCTTCGAGGCGCTCTGCTTCGTACCCTTCAACGTAAATCCTCACTACCTCGATCCCGATCCGGCATCAACTCACATGGGAGAGACGCGCGAGGAGAGAATCCGCGAGTTCCACGAGATGAACTCTCCCCCCGTGGTGGGACTTCGCGAGGCCGCGATCCTGCGTATCGAGGGATCCTCGATGACCCTCAAGGGAACCGCCGGGGCCCGCATCTTCATGAAAGACCAGCCGCCGCGCGAGATTTCGCCCGGCTCGGCGCTCGACTTCCTCCTGCAAGAGTCTTGA